GAACATAGTTATTTGCCATCCAAAGATAGAGATATAAGTGTACCAGGGCCTCCTACTAATACATCGAAGATAAATATCAAAGCTCAGAAAACGAAACCAATACAGCAATTTAAAGAAAGAATGTTACAATTTCTACACAGGAAATcttctgatgatgataatagaaAATACATGCCAAAGGACCATACGAAACAACAAAAATCTCCTAACGATGATGTGAATATTGCTAGAAACGCCCAAGGCAATTTCATGCTTACAAATGACCAAGgtaaaattacatataatgaTGGAAATAAAGCAATAAATCATGTGCCATCTAAAATGAAACTGCCATGGTCTAAGGGTAGATTGGCAAGTGAGTTTATAGATAATGTTATGAAGAAGATCAAGAGCGGTGTTTATTATAACCAAGACGAAAAATACTTGCTTAAAAAGCGCTCTCAcagtaagtattatttttgagaTCAACATACTTGTACTGAAATATATATAAGATATCAGACTTACAATTACATTGCATTTCTATTGATATaacttaattagtttatttttgtttttttagtaaCAAGAGAATATTCAGTTCAAACAGAAATGAATTTAACCCAGTACGAtttctgtgaaaatttcaaccAGAAATCGAATCAAAATCCAAACATTGAAGAAATTTGTGACACATGCGACCAGGCAATTCCAGGTTTTGACGACAATCCGATTCAATCTGATTTACAACttgaaacaataaacaaaagtaAAATTGCTATAAAACATTGCGTTACCAACATTGTCGTGCAATTTGACGTTGTAATGCCTTATGATGTAAACAACATTCTGCACGAAATACAATCCGCTTCTTGTATACCTTTAACAGTTTCTGAAAGTCATCCAAAGGTATTTAAGGCAAAAACAATGATTGTCAATGCGATCCTTCCAGCAGAACTTTGCAGTATTTTGCCAAACACGATGAAAAAAGTTATAGTTGATAGTCAATTactgaaaatatttgataaagGAGAGACTCGCTTATCTTCAGGATCAACTTTACCCCAGACTGCCAATTTAATAAAGCATTTCATGCCGCTTCCAATTGATGACTCACCAAAATCTAAAATTCTGAGACAGGGGAAGTTTTCAAATACAATTATTGCTAAAAATTCATCTCATGAAAAAATTATCTCATCTGGCACTTTCCAAGATTTTTGCACGCAGCAAAAGAATAATCTTTTGCCAAATATTCACAAAAATCAATCGCTTACTTACTACATTCATCCCATAATACATCCTATCTCACTACCTATTTTTGAGTCAGATAACTCATCAAAACTAGTGCCAGAAACGGATGACAATAGTGTACATCAAAGTACATCAAGTTGTACAGAGTTACAACCATATCAATCGAACTATGAAAACGGTAGTgtgagtttaaataatattgaaagcgTCTCTTTTAAATTAATCGATCAAGACTTTAGTATTCAAGTTAACATTCTCGTCAATCCCTTTAATGGTGTATTATCTTATAAGAACATTTCAACCATTATGAGCATTGGAGTCTATACTGAGGAAAGTAAAGCTAATTGCGTACTATCTGGTATGACTTTGGATTCTCTTTACAACGGTATCCGACAACATATTTCAAAAGGAAATAAAACGGTTACAAATATGTTGAAACCAAAAGTCGCTAAATGTACTCAAGTTTCGgaaataaagaaatttgaaaattgtaaaaCCAGTGTTAAGTATTGTGTACCAaacaatagtaataaaaaaagaactttcaataagttgtacaaaaaatgtaaatctGCTTCGAACATATCTATTGAAAGAACGAGTACTTCGCTTAAAAAACTAAGGAATTTGGATGATTTTTTCCTAGCTATAGGGTCAGCAAAAACCTTGGCTAGTGCAATTGATGGATCTGCAGAGAAAAAGATTTTGTCGTCAATTAAGGAGGTATCCACCCTAAGCTATAGACAATATGCAGTTTCAACatttcatcatcttcatcatgaTTAACAACCCATAGCTATTCGACTCACtaatgagcacgagtctcctctcagaatgagaggggttaggcctcaattcaccacgctggtcaaatgcggattggcagacgtcacacgtggagaattaataaaattctcagttatatgcaggtttccacacgatgtttttctttcacagtttggaacacgtgatattttatttctcaaaatgcacataatatcTAAAAAGTTGGGGGTCCAaagcatgccccagaccggttTTGAACCTACGCAAATcccccgaatcgaaggcagtatAACATTTACTGATCTATAATATTCCTTTCTAGCTAAAACATTGGATAAATGAGATAACACCAAGACAAGCTCTACTCATATTGCTGTTAGCTAATAAAAAGGACACTTCGAATTTAGTGCGGTATCGCCCTGTTATACTGCAAGGAATTGCCGTTAACAGAATTACGCGCGCCACAGAACTTGACATGGAAATAGAAGTGATCgagaaagaaaaattaaatttattatctccggtaaataaaatagattattatttaatattacactagcagacgctcccGTTGGCTTGATCCCGCATAAACTATGGATATTCCTGACATGTAAAGAAGCTTATGTACAGCTTCAAGgctcataatattttttctataatctctatacaaaatttcatcaaaatcgggtCAGTGGtatagccgtgaaaaggtaaaatACAGACGAACAGACTTTCGCATTTGtgtttataactagcggacccggtcaagcttcgctttgactcattcactacccctatcctattgtACTACcacccttacctaccctactttactcctatcctacccttactcTGGACTGGATCCTGGATatcacagaacactaatactccTAACCTGGATATAGAGTacctaatatacctactacttaatacttataattcgtctgaggaagaaaacgattacaaaaatgaaacatcgattcccTAAAAACAGTTTtcttataaacgcgttagatcgatGATCATAATTCATATACTTCcatttgacagaggggtaacatgTAACATGTAGCGAGTCAGTGTGAAATGTGAATGTGAATTTCAATTTTCCGAGGGGGACGGCGCGTACGCAGTCCCCACTCCCCACTACCAAAAATTACGCGTCCGAGTTATCCACATTAGGGATAATCGCAGAGGTCAACCCAGCCGCAGTGCAATCAGGGTTGCCAACTTAgaggttttccccccagatttagggggcaaataagtgaaatgggatttttttaggggtctgaaatttttaggggtattttcagggattttttgactttttaatatttttaaattgatgataattttaatatttctttcttggcctagcgacttataacgacatataaaattataatacgttattctacaagcactctgaggcaattggaggcaattttcatcgaataaaaaaaattgctaaatttattcattgtcaacatgtatgatttcaaaaaatctgaatcttcagataaagacgtagtattttgtctgtattaaatatagacttttgaaacatatgacagcatattatttcaaaattattatgaatttatatttttagggggacaactcaacaattaaggcgattttaggggtttttgacaccaactttagggataaatattttggagagttggtaacactgagtGCAATGGAAGGGCCTCGCTCTGGGCCTCTGGGGGAACCGCCTTCATGATCACGGTGTCCCCTACGCCAGGTAAGTATGCTTTAACACGCCGAGAGCGTGGTAGTCATTGCGCGCGGCGGACTCTTCATAGCGCAAGACTACTATGCGACCGCAATGGGTACCGACACCCAGCGGGGATTGGGTGAAACTACCAATCAGTAGCGACACCCAGCGGGGATTGGGTGAAACCACCAATCAGTAGCGACACCCAGCGGGGATTGGGTGAAATTACCAATCAGTAGTGACACCCAGTGGGGATTAGATGAAACTACCAATGAGTAGCGACACCGAGTGGGTATTGGGTGAAACTACCACATATCCGCAGTGCGTTACAAATGCGAACGTTTGTAATTTATGAACGTAATACCAGATGCCAGCAGCGAATAGCAAAATATAACCGCAACGAAAAATTAATTTCCTACTATCTacacaaaaaaatctttgtaattTCAAGTGTAGTAGATTCGtagagtacctacctaagcAATAACCAGTGGCTATATACTGTAgggtagtctgagacggatatgacgtcgctcgatctcgtgtttgttcgtgccgacgctaggtggcgcgacttgtttccgtaaacaATAGGGAGTTAGAggcgtacattttttttatatatttttttttttatatattctgaTAAAAATACGGTATACCTACTCTTGTagctaaaaaaattataaaataatgaaaatttttctcTTACAGTACGAAGGTATTTCTTATTTGCCAGCATCTGTTGAAAATCAGGACAATCTTTTTGAAGAATTGTATTGGATTGCGAAAACAacggtatttttcaaattattaattCGTGTTATGATTTTTATGGCCAATGACagtgatattttgattttttccaAAGTGATCTCGCATGTTGAGAACTCTTTAAATCGATAGAGAAGACATGATCTCATAAAATATAAGATCAATTTAATGCTTAAACTCTACGGTACAGAAGTTTCTTCACCAGTCTCGTTTATTTCTATACGGTTCAGTAAGGTTACAGACTTACTAAGtcccccttctccgctcgtgttgcaTCCCTGCCAAGcaactaacaatgcaatactAACCGGATGataactcactcactcactacGGAAACGTCTCGAACCAATTTAAGCGCTCAACTGCTCAACATCGTCTACTGACCGTCTCCCACTGCTTCCCACCTAAGTCAGGGAACACTTAGTACTCGGCTCATGACGACACGAACCGATCCGATCGATCTAATGACTTACTCGCGCCGGAAGGCTGATAATTTTTatgatgaaataattttaaacctcGATTGCAGGCTTCTGATTACCAAAGGCCTTTCGACGAATCCTCTGAGCGGTTGTTAAAATCACTACTGGAGAAGAGGAAAAAATTGAATCCATCCTATCTTCGTGTGATGGCACGTTACGTTGGTCTCGGTTTACTGAAAACGCCTAAATAAGTCTGTCTTAAAattgtttagtttaattttaaattgctgAGTCAGTTGTCCTTTGTTTTGTATATTCTTTGatattaacttattaaaattatttttatttatttatttatttaatctaccatttaaaattaaatgacaaaatGGCTATATGTGATGCATTTGGCCATTTAATGGGGaactttttaagtaaaaaatatttatacaggattttatgtatttttattggtaaaagtatCACTTTTGGGGCGCACTCGTGCTCGAGCTCTTGGAATCCCGAATTGAAGCCGAACGCCTGCGTTTGATCTCTTCCTGGCGACGCacctgtgaaataaataaatatttaatcatttaattaGCAAAAGTACAGAAACAATATAAACATATCTGTTTGAACTCCCACAACTGAAATCCTCACTCCCGAAAATTTTAAAGGTTCAtacatacttttaatttcatgCAGTTTTTCCACATAGATTTTAAATGCTGAAGTAAACACTTCGACTATACATTGTTTCATCAATATTACACAGTATTCAAGGCccagtccagaaagggcgaattcgccgcgattctctccGCGAgtattacgcgcgaccgttgcATTCACAAGGTgcgtaccaacgcgcgagcatttAGGAGGAATTCAGAACGAAATATGGAGTTGAACGTGCATTCGCTCTACagttcgcgcgttaactggacgcaacaaggcgtccctagtatctcgactcACGCGAAATACGCGCGAATCACGCGCGAGCcgagagtctggcgtagtgcacgcgatttacgcgcgatacgattcgcgacgagttcgccccttctggacaaggtctaaGAGTTACGTGCTTCAGTTGCATTATAAACCTTATTGAGAAATGGAtggattatgtttatttttattgtagaaataataaaatataatagaccTTGTCGCTGATCTAATACCTTAACTCGTATAGTATAAGTCAAGGGGTAAGAGACAGCGCCTTGCTCTCACAGCTTCGTATGATTACTATAAATTTGTTTATAGTCATGTGATAGAAGCTGTTACACTAAGATTTATAGATATTCTAATTTGTGAAGACTGTTTAACTTTGGATGTAGTAGTAAGACAACATAAATTGTCTGAATTAAAAGAATGTTTGCTGTTCGTTACTTTACACACAGAATCGCAGAGGACATAGACAcatgataatctatactaatattatatagaggaaagatttgattgattgagacgaatatcttagtattccatggattcaccgtgcggctGCCGGGtccgtcgcgtggtagagaCAAAAactcctgaacttgtgactacaggatgtagggttattggaattccttgacgatcaacCTGTTCTCTGCTCTCTGcaatgtttgcattgaataggctccgaaactactgaaccaacttgaaaaattctttcactgttgggaagctatactAACCCcaggtgctataggctatattttatccccatactcctacAAGAGCGCGAACTATGggagtaaaaccgcgtggcacCTGTTATTTATAACAACCATGCTAAAACTAAACTACTTAACTAAAACTTATAACTTTGTTAAAACTTCAGTTTCTAACCCACATGTGCCTGTCTTTATGCAGGTTACTATTATAAGCAAAGTCAAACAGTCTTCCTAAAATAAAATGTGCTATCAATTTCACTATCTTTATGATTCCTTCGTTGCAGtacataatttgaaaattaaaatatcaagatATCAGTAAGGTATCATGCGACAAATAAGTCAACCAATGGTGGCAGAGTTCTTCTAGTCCCATCTCTATTGTCCCAATGTAATTAAAGTGATATTCATGGTTgtgctgctattggttgacaataaTTATCTATTTGAGATATTATGTCGTTAGTCGCATGTTACGCCTACTGATTTGATACAGTTTTTGTAACTTACCTTTGATTCCTTCTTCCTTTGCGCAAGCAGTTTAGCGTAATCTGCCTCAGATGCCTTGCGTTTGGCCAGACGCTTCTTCTTGAGGGCCAGTCGGTGACGTCTGCGCTGTAGGACCACTGGGGTCACTAACCTCTGGATTCTGGGTGCCTGTAAGtgttaaataaatctaattgaGCAATAATGTATGCATGAATTTTGTTAACACAATTTTATTACTGCTATAAGGTTTTTGggctttgtaaaaatatttattcattgacCGAACTGGTCAAACTTtgtgctatttatttatttattttatgccaTTTATCATGTTAAGTCTTGTAAGTAGGCTTGGGCTAAAATCTGTGAAGTAGTTCAAAAGTTATGAGGTTACAGACGTAAAAACACACACACTCTCTTTTCCATAGACACCatcataaaaatagtaaaagctTCCTAGGGCCTCAAGATAcctaaaattaatgtaaactcgATTTTCCTAAAAAACAGTGaaatcaatatttttctttcttagtAAGGGGGAAGTTGATATGTTTAGTATTGATATAAGTTATTAGATGTAATTAATGATACAACAGAGGGGTACATGAGAAGTATAATTTTTTGGAAGATTTAAATTAGAAAGAGTTGTTTGTTGATTGAGACAACTGTTTAGCTCACTGTAAAAGTAGACAGACACAAATCTGAATCTTCTGCTCGGAGCCAATTTGATTTACCCTGATCATGGTATTAACTAAGCACATTAGCCTAGCATACTTGTCAGATGTATCAGGGATATTAATTTTTCAACCACTTGTCTCTCTCAGAGCTGTGCATTTATGGTAATATGCATTATCATTATGGTTTTAAAAATGAGTACTtaaattacttgaaaaataataatgcacaTGTCAAGAGATTGATagaaagacaaaataatatgataaagccttcataaaactaaattttgtaGTACTGACCTTATATCTGGGTTTAGCGTTTTCTTTGCCTTCCTTAGCAGGCAGGAGACGTTTGACAACATAACGGCGGACATCGTCCTGTTTGCTCAGGTTGAACAACTTGCGGATCTTGGAAGCCCTCTTGGGTCCTAGACGACGGGGCACATTGCCGTCGGTCAGTCCAGGAATTTCCTGAGAAATTAATATGACACTTGTTGAATGATTTACTGGTTTTTTTACAAGCAATAAAATGTTGGATGAATATggtttaatgtttttatataaataaattgtgtgGACGCAATTGGCTCAACCTGCATTTTCACatgattatcattattatatgttAATATAGTAAAGAATGATTATTTTGAAAGAGCAATGAATTTCTTGTTGGTTCCACAAAGCACAAGCTCCTTTTTGAACTAATGGTAGAAGCATCACATTTAGTTGAAATAAACCTGAGAAAATGAGATaaactagtaaataaaatagttttttgatATGTGAGGTTGTTTTAGAAAATCCACAACTTAATAGCATTAGAAGTGTCATATCTACCAACCAATATTACTATACCCTGGCGCATATAATTACACAGATTTGGTGATCTGGGAAACAGTAAGAACAGGGATatcaatacttaaaaataaaactgaagtgtCTGTCTATGATTTCAAGATGTCAAAACATATTTTCTCAAGTGCATGTTACTTAAACTATACTAAAACACATTcaagcttttttataatttttgtctaTATGTCCGTCCTAGCTAATCTTTGAATCGCTTACCCAACTTTAGTGGGACTTTCAAAGGAAGATAAGAGGTTATTGTAATGGAGCCTATACATTGCATTGCCTATACAGCATTATttaatgtgcttgtaaactaagcccaataaatgaattttgatttgattatcaGTGTAGACATTCTTACCTGGGCTCCTTTGCGTACAATAACAAGGGCGAGCACCGACAAATTAGCGTCAACGATGCATCCCCTGACAGACTTCCTTTTCCTCTCACCATCACGACGTGGTCTGTAGCAAGAGTGGCCCTTTGACATCAACAAACGTACACGACCTGGAAGAAATTATTACCTATAATATAGATAACCCATGATGTCAATTGAAgtaacaaatctatactaatattataaagctgaagagtttgtttgattaaacgcgctaatctcaggaactactggtccgatttgaaaaattctttctgtgttatatagcccattaatcgaggaaggctataggctatatattatccctgtatacctacgggaacgggaaccacgcgggtaaaaccgcgcggcgtcagctagtatctgaTACAATGTAATGAACAAGAGCATGTTGGGATGTCAAGGTTGAGTTTCTTGTTGGTTCCACTAAGCAAAACTTTTCCGAACCAATGGTATTAACATGTTGTCAAGTTGAAATAAACCCAAGACAAATAGATAAACTAGCAATAAAAATAgtgttatttaatatatttcatgtatgaAATGATAgcaattaaaagaaaaacaaaagatttgtaaaagaaacagAAAAGATGTGTGGTTGTATTAGAAAATCCACAACTTAACAACATTAGAAGTGGCATATCTACCAACCAATATTACTATACCCTGGCGCATATAATTACACAGATTTGGTGATCTG
This genomic interval from Bicyclus anynana chromosome 17, ilBicAnyn1.1, whole genome shotgun sequence contains the following:
- the LOC112052441 gene encoding uncharacterized protein LOC112052441; protein product: MAIKTYEKLIEKNGPKSSSISKFSNKNSQLTMKIDYTADDSISNCISKSDTYKRKINASPYLTEDRNDMLSRITEQRLVSKKTTDFISSYPMAVNIYKASSDEFKALKKSKKVKKSVLTLPNQPAPLPQVCTVSDMNESEYCENKEMKPKKKRTTQSKRKSRISKPMQIFNRDAEYCSRLNIDLDSSSTDMINQFPGDGKKSIKRRSKVVRTPDNNVHDVWAMVRKLNNLRFMPTPPFSEESIISLKKNGANKRRNNQMDTKVIETHTTEEFTYFTSLDDKSAHNSQSSLDCITVIGKQDDYQEFCEENNNNKAPLTIKNQKNIKKGKAKSILNSSKNIRRGKDNVENFHQDNMNLKHNNDNPKYSQKKVLNQNNKIILTHDFSKNTELGCQNTKKVEKEYNESDDQVHLCGKSDSIIGDFIKSFDGSTITFEDTSNKISFCESHGHINGITKVVLSKGQNEVEAKKISEPKRNTYLRTSMPSAILRPKSTQANIKKRLANIQFPLVILEKDQLTSAPFHVTHYEPPQFEGLDKAGWPFMKSWQKPAIINSKQENTNYVNDKSSTQVKKANENNIRKIPKEHSYLPSKDRDISVPGPPTNTSKINIKAQKTKPIQQFKERMLQFLHRKSSDDDNRKYMPKDHTKQQKSPNDDVNIARNAQGNFMLTNDQGKITYNDGNKAINHVPSKMKLPWSKGRLASEFIDNVMKKIKSGVYYNQDEKYLLKKRSHITREYSVQTEMNLTQYDFCENFNQKSNQNPNIEEICDTCDQAIPGFDDNPIQSDLQLETINKSKIAIKHCVTNIVVQFDVVMPYDVNNILHEIQSASCIPLTVSESHPKVFKAKTMIVNAILPAELCSILPNTMKKVIVDSQLLKIFDKGETRLSSGSTLPQTANLIKHFMPLPIDDSPKSKILRQGKFSNTIIAKNSSHEKIISSGTFQDFCTQQKNNLLPNIHKNQSLTYYIHPIIHPISLPIFESDNSSKLVPETDDNSVHQSTSSCTELQPYQSNYENGSVSLNNIESVSFKLIDQDFSIQVNILVNPFNGVLSYKNISTIMSIGVYTEESKANCVLSGMTLDSLYNGIRQHISKGNKTVTNMLKPKVAKCTQVSEIKKFENCKTSVKYCVPNNSNKKRTFNKLYKKCKSASNISIERTSTSLKKLRNLDDFFLAIGSAKTLASAIDGSAEKKILSSIKELKHWINEITPRQALLILLLANKKDTSNLVRYRPVILQGIAVNRITRATELDMEIEVIEKEKLNLLSPYEGISYLPASVENQDNLFEELYWIAKTTASDYQRPFDESSERLLKSLLEKRKKLNPSYLRVMARYVGLGLLKTPK
- the LOC112052453 gene encoding 40S ribosomal protein S6, which encodes MKLNVSYPATGCQKLFEVVDEHKLRIFYEKRMGAEVEADQLGDEWKGYILRVAGGNDKQGFPMKQGVLTNSRVRLLMSKGHSCYRPRRDGERKRKSVRGCIVDANLSVLALVIVRKGAQEIPGLTDGNVPRRLGPKRASKIRKLFNLSKQDDVRRYVVKRLLPAKEGKENAKPRYKAPRIQRLVTPVVLQRRRHRLALKKKRLAKRKASEADYAKLLAQRKKESKVRRQEEIKRRRSASIRDSKSSSTSAPQK